The following proteins are co-located in the Vigna angularis cultivar LongXiaoDou No.4 chromosome 2, ASM1680809v1, whole genome shotgun sequence genome:
- the LOC108328221 gene encoding probable glutathione S-transferase has translation MVSIQEEVTLLGVTGSPFVCRVKIALKLKGVEYKYVEENLSNKSEQLLKYNPVHKKVPVLVHCEKPLAESLVIVEYIDETWNNNPILPSHPYQRALARFWSKFIDDKVVSTSWKAVFTVDEKWRLKNVAEAYESLQFLENEIKEKKFFGGEELGLVDIAAVYVAFWIPLIQEIAGLELLTSEKFPNLYRWSQEFMKHPIVKECLPPRDPVFALFKGRYEGRFASK, from the exons ATGGTTTCAATTCAGGAAGAGGTGACCCTTCTGGGAGTTACTGGAAGCCCATTTGTTTGCAGGGTGAAGATAGCCCTGAAGTTGAAGGGCGTTGAATACAAATACGTGGAAGAAAATTTGAGCAACAAGAGTGAACAGCTTCTGAAATACAACCCAGTTCACAAGAAGGTTCCAGTCCTTGTTCATTGTGAGAAACCCCTTGCAGAGTCCCTTGTGATTGTTGAGTACATCGATGAGACATGGAACAACAACCCCATCTTGCCTTCCCATCCTTACCAGAGAGCCTTGGCTCGTTTCTGGTCCAAATTCATCGATGACAAG GTGGTGAGTACTTCATGGAAAGCTGTTTTCACGGTTGATGAGAAATGGCGTCTGAAGAATGTTGCAGAAGCATATGAGAGTCTGCAGTTTCTTGAGAACGAGATAAAGGAGAAGAAGTTCTTCGGAGGAGAGGAGCTTGGGTTGGTAGATATTGCTGCTGTCTATGTAGCATTTTGGATCCCTTTGATTCAAGAAATAGCAGGGTTGGAGTTATTGACAAGTGAGAAATTTCCTAATCTCTACAGGTGGAGCCAAGAATTTATGAAGCATCCAATTGTCAAAGAATGTCTTCCCCCAAGAGACCCAGTTTTTGCGCTTTTTAAAGGACGTTATGAAGGCCGTTTTGCTTCAAAATAG